The Prochlorococcus marinus XMU1404 DNA segment AGAATTGGAGTATATGGTAAATCAGGCGTAGGCAAATCATCTGTCTTAAATTCTTTATTAAAAAAAGACATATTCAAAACAGGTATTATCAATGGGACCACAAGAGAAATTCAATCGCAGGGTTGGACTGTTAAAGACCAAACACTCAATAGTTTAGAGTTGTTAGATTCTCCAGGATTTGATTTCTGCGATATTAAATTCCCAGATAAAATTTACTCTTGTATAAATCATTCAGACCTCATTTTATTTTTAGTTTCGGGGGATTTAAATAGAAATGAGTTAAGCGAAATCAGGTCTTTTATAAAAGATGGGAAAAAAATTATTGTAATTTTAAACAAAATCGATCTATTTAATAAAAATGAATTAAAAGAAATAATTGAAAATATAAAGTCTAAGCTTCCGAAAGATTTAAATATTCCGATAATTATTAATCATGAAAACAATCTTAAAAATTACATAACAAAAACAATAAATCAATATGGTGAGATATTATTAACACTAAATTCTATTCAATTGGCTGACAAATTGTTTCTGCGAATAAAAGAGCAAAGATTGAAAAGAAGGCAGAAATTAGCTCAGTCAACTATTGGTAAATTTTCGACTATAAAAGCATCAGCAGTAGCTCTTAATCCTTTTATTTTAGTTGATGTAGCTGGTAGTTTTGCACTAGATACTGCATTGATTAGCGAGTTAAGTAAGATTTACGGCTTAAAGTTGAAAGGTGAATCTACAAGAAAAATATTTAAAAATATATCCATTAATAATTTATTTTTAGGAGTCACTCAAGTAGGAGTCAATACATCTTTTAACCTTATAAAGAAAGTAGTTCTATTAACAGCACCTTTTACTAACGGGCTTTCATTATTACCCTATGGACCCATCGCAATTATTCAAGCAGCTATCGCCATTCATTCTACAAAAATCCTAGGGAAACTAGCAGCAAAAGAGATATTTATAAGAAGCAAAGCTTCTTTTATAGATCCATCCACTATGATCCAAAATATGACTTTTAGTGACCCAGAGATTTTTAACCACATAAATATTTATTTTACAAATAGAAATTTAAATAATAATTTTGTAAGCATTCTGCCTTAAAACTTAAATGGGAAAAAGCATTGCATTATTTGGTACTAGTGCAGATCCACCTACCATTGGGCATAAAAAAATACTTGAAGAATTATCCAAAATATATACCTTTACTATTAGTTATGTGAGCAACAACCCCAACAAAAATCACAAAGAAGATATCTCGATTCGTAGCCATTTATTAAAGACTCTTATTGAAGATTTAGATAATCCTAAAATTTTATTTGATCAAAATGTTAGTAGTCAATGGGCAGTAGAGTCAATTAATAAATGTAAAAGAATTTATAAATTTAATAGTTTAGATTTTGTTATTGGGAGTGATTTAATTAAAGATATTTTTTACTGGAAAAATTTTGATAAAATAAATGATGCTGTTAATTTTTTATTAATTTTAAGAGAGGGATATCCTGTTGAATCAAATACTCTTAAAATGTTAGAAACTTATAAAGTGAAATTTAAGATTTCAACTATAAAAATCCCAAACATTTCAAGTTCTAAGTTCAGGTCAAATTTTAATTATTCTAATTTACCAAGTTCATTAATAGATTTTGTTAAAAAGAATAATTTATATGAATCCACTAAACTAATTGAATGAAGTTTTTACTTGCTCAAATTAATCCAGTTGTTGGTGATTTAGAGGGTAATGCAAAAAAAATACTTTTTACTGCTTCGAAAGCTAGCTCAACTGCAACTGATTTAGTTCTTACTCCAGAATTATCATTATGGGGATATCCAGCAAATGATCTACTTCTAAAAAAAAATTTACTCAACAATCAATATCAAATTCTTGACCAATTAGCTCTAGATATTAATCAAAAATATGGAAACTTGAGTATCACAGTAGGTATAGCTGAAATAATAAATGATTCTTTTTTCCCAAATCTTTATAATTCTATTGCATTGGTTGAGCGCGGTGAATGGAAAATAATTGCTCGTAAAATTATTCTTCCCACCTATGAAGTATTTGATGAGAAAAGATACTTTAGATCAGAAGAAAAAGTGTCTGTATTAACAAAAGAAATTAATAATAAAACTTGGCGACTTGGCTTTACTATATGTGAGGATTTATGGGTCAACAAAAATATAGAAGGTAGAGGAATTCATAAAAAGAATCCTATTTTTGATTTAAAGAAAAAAAAAGTTGATATTCTAGTGAATTTATCGGCCTCCCCATATACCTTCAAAAAGTTAGAGCTAAGATCCAAAGTTTCCAGTTTTGCTGCTCAATATCTTCAAGTACCACTAATATATGTTAATCAGATTGGGGCAAATGATAATTTAATTTTTGATGGAAATAGCTTTATTCTTGATAAGAATGGATCAAGAATTAAGCAATTAAAATCTTTTTCAGAAGACTTCTCCAGTTGGAACATTGATCAAACAAAACCTCAAAAAAATAAATTTGAAAAGTCTGAGATGTCATCAATTTTTGATGCATTAGTCCTTGGTGTAAAGGATTATGCTCAAAAATGCGGATTTAAAACAGCTTTAATTGGGCTAAGTGGTGGCATTGATTCAGCACTAGTTTCAGCAATTGCTACAGCTGCACTTGGTAGTAATAATATTTATTGCGTCTCAATGCCCTCTAAGTGGAGCTCATCTCATTCAAAGAGTGATGCGAAAGATTTAGCGAGAAGATTAAAAATCAATTTCAGTAGCATCCCAATTGAAAACTTGATGAGCTCTTTTGAAGAGTCTTTTATAAAAACCATATCTTTCAAGATGGCTGAAATAACAAATCAAAATATTCAATCAAGGATCAGAGGAACGCTTCTGATGGCTTTAGCAAATCAAGAAAAGCATTTATTACTTTCAACAGGAAATAAATCAGAGCTAGCTGTAGGATATTGCACACTTTATGGTGATATGAATGGGGGATTATCGGTAATTGGGGATTTATATAAAACTAATGTTTTTAAATTATGCAATTGGCTTGATAGTGAAGATTCAATTAATCATAGAAAATCATATATGTTAGATACTAATGTAAATATAATTGGAGAAAATATACGTACGAAAGCTCCAAGTGCCGAATTAGGTCCTGACCAATTTGATACTGATTCTCTCCCACCTTATTCTATTTTAGATAATATTCTTAAAGGTATTATTGAAGAGAAAAAAGATTTACAGCAACTAGAAGAAGATGGTTATAAAAAAGAATTAATTTTAAAAATAATCTCACTTATAAAAAAAGCGGAATTCAAAAGAAAGCAGGCTCCCCCTATTCTTAAGCTAAGCAGTCAATCGTTGGGAAGTGACTGGAGAGTTCCAATTGCAATATCTTATTAATCACTGTAATAACACTGTTGAATTTTCTTCAAAGGCCGCTTAACTGAATCAAGGTTGATACCTTTTTTGATAGCAAGAATTATGCCTGCAGCTTCTAAATAATTATCCACTTCAAAAAGATTGGGATAATCATAAAAATTATTAGTAACATTTAATGTATTTTGATTTTTTACAGAGATAATATTTAAACCTTTTTCAATCCCTGCTAGTACTGCTTCTCCACCTAATGCACCATTAGGAACAACAATAGATTCAATCTGATCAGGGTGTATTGAGGTTAATTCATTTTTAGCAGGCAATTCAACAATGTCAGGGGCATTACTTAACCCAATCAGGACTGATGGCAAAAAGGTGTATCCTATTTCTTCTGCAGATGCACGAGGATCTAAATTTTCATTCAATTCAATTGGATTTAAAGCAGGTGCGTGAGCACAAGGAACTTTTAAGAATTTGCTTATTAAATGACTTATAACTGCTTCGACTCCAGCGATAGGGTCAACCCCTTTTCCCTCTCGATAAATATTTGTTTCCGAAGAATCTGAATCATCTGGAAATTTTGACACAATTGCTATTGCCGTAACTCCTTTTTCTATTAAACATTTTCCAGCATCAATAAGAGTATCAGGATTCTCAATTATGCCACCACTGATTTTTGACGAATCAGAATCAATAACTATGTTTAATGGCTTTTTTGTAATCACATAAGAATGAACATTAATCCCTAAAGTAGAAACACATGCATCAGCAACTTGTAAATGTCTTACTAATATTTCACTTTCAATGGCTGAATCAAAAATTATCCCAATTTTCTGTTGGTTTATCCTTTTTAAAGCTATTTCTCCTTTAGCAAGTCGGTCTAAATTATAACCTTCAACATAAAAAATATTCTCATCTTTTTCAGAAAGAGTACCGCCATTCATAACATTTGGATGAGTAATTAAACATCCACTTGCCGATGCTAGTAATTTAGCGGTAGGAAGTGCATCCCCAGCAAAACCTCCTACTTCACAACCAATACCAGTTGGAATAATGAATATTGTTGGTGAATTTTTCATTAATAAAAATATTCCAATTTATATTCTTTAATTAGCTAAGACAGCTTTAATTTTAAGTTTTTTTGTTCCAAAAGAGTCAATAGAATTTTGAATATCAACAATTGACCATCGAATTACATCACCTTTTTTTTCTAAATTTGCAATGATAAATTCTCTTAAATTTTTTAATTTTATTGAAACTGGCCAATCTAAATAAAAATCAACTGAACTTAATTTCATTTTTGATATTTACCAAATTGGTCATTATATAAATCATCTTCGACTTCTTTACCAATAACAATATTCAAATCT contains these protein-coding regions:
- a CDS encoding nicotinate-nucleotide adenylyltransferase, giving the protein MGKSIALFGTSADPPTIGHKKILEELSKIYTFTISYVSNNPNKNHKEDISIRSHLLKTLIEDLDNPKILFDQNVSSQWAVESINKCKRIYKFNSLDFVIGSDLIKDIFYWKNFDKINDAVNFLLILREGYPVESNTLKMLETYKVKFKISTIKIPNISSSKFRSNFNYSNLPSSLIDFVKKNNLYESTKLIE
- a CDS encoding GTP-binding protein → MKQMKINKNYFLLKNWWETIDLTNYEKSFFNREIISFNQQLIRLKEQKIRIGVYGKSGVGKSSVLNSLLKKDIFKTGIINGTTREIQSQGWTVKDQTLNSLELLDSPGFDFCDIKFPDKIYSCINHSDLILFLVSGDLNRNELSEIRSFIKDGKKIIVILNKIDLFNKNELKEIIENIKSKLPKDLNIPIIINHENNLKNYITKTINQYGEILLTLNSIQLADKLFLRIKEQRLKRRQKLAQSTIGKFSTIKASAVALNPFILVDVAGSFALDTALISELSKIYGLKLKGESTRKIFKNISINNLFLGVTQVGVNTSFNLIKKVVLLTAPFTNGLSLLPYGPIAIIQAAIAIHSTKILGKLAAKEIFIRSKASFIDPSTMIQNMTFSDPEIFNHINIYFTNRNLNNNFVSILP
- a CDS encoding DUF3326 domain-containing protein, whose product is MKNSPTIFIIPTGIGCEVGGFAGDALPTAKLLASASGCLITHPNVMNGGTLSEKDENIFYVEGYNLDRLAKGEIALKRINQQKIGIIFDSAIESEILVRHLQVADACVSTLGINVHSYVITKKPLNIVIDSDSSKISGGIIENPDTLIDAGKCLIEKGVTAIAIVSKFPDDSDSSETNIYREGKGVDPIAGVEAVISHLISKFLKVPCAHAPALNPIELNENLDPRASAEEIGYTFLPSVLIGLSNAPDIVELPAKNELTSIHPDQIESIVVPNGALGGEAVLAGIEKGLNIISVKNQNTLNVTNNFYDYPNLFEVDNYLEAAGIILAIKKGINLDSVKRPLKKIQQCYYSD
- a CDS encoding NAD+ synthase: MKFLLAQINPVVGDLEGNAKKILFTASKASSTATDLVLTPELSLWGYPANDLLLKKNLLNNQYQILDQLALDINQKYGNLSITVGIAEIINDSFFPNLYNSIALVERGEWKIIARKIILPTYEVFDEKRYFRSEEKVSVLTKEINNKTWRLGFTICEDLWVNKNIEGRGIHKKNPIFDLKKKKVDILVNLSASPYTFKKLELRSKVSSFAAQYLQVPLIYVNQIGANDNLIFDGNSFILDKNGSRIKQLKSFSEDFSSWNIDQTKPQKNKFEKSEMSSIFDALVLGVKDYAQKCGFKTALIGLSGGIDSALVSAIATAALGSNNIYCVSMPSKWSSSHSKSDAKDLARRLKINFSSIPIENLMSSFEESFIKTISFKMAEITNQNIQSRIRGTLLMALANQEKHLLLSTGNKSELAVGYCTLYGDMNGGLSVIGDLYKTNVFKLCNWLDSEDSINHRKSYMLDTNVNIIGENIRTKAPSAELGPDQFDTDSLPPYSILDNILKGIIEEKKDLQQLEEDGYKKELILKIISLIKKAEFKRKQAPPILKLSSQSLGSDWRVPIAISY